One genomic window of Sodaliphilus pleomorphus includes the following:
- the dnaG gene encoding DNA primase — protein sequence MISERDIEQVLSRADIVEVVEHCMGRLGRGNKACCPFHNERTPSFHVNPRTQTWHCFGGCPQGDNGGDVINFVMKYKHLSFPEAVKDLAHQYGITIEETHDVKTAQQIQEQQKRESMLAINQWAGVFYAKAIAGDNDKARFALNYAVEKRGWGAEYVSENGIGYADGQRDSLYKAAKTAGQPIELMVELGILRRDEHGEIYDFYRDRLMIPIRDRFRRIIGFTARALGESKAKYINSPTSLVYEKKSTIFGIDNAITTARKEDIFFLVEGAPDVIKLQSVGVTNTVASLGGAWSTAHFEQLKRHANRVCFIPDADPPKRGEKMGAGKRFVCANGMIALRAGLGVTVREIPPLADEKRDPDSFITSAAVLASIEEKDFVVWYGEILFEPAETVEDKSAVVTEIANLLAIIKDDVKVQMLLKQLQKLYPDKALWKSALAAARKANKEQKVSGDKAQMLNKELLAKYGFYESGHCYWSIGKDGEYQWSNFVMEPMFHIKDPLWPKRLYRITNYRNYSEIIELKQEDLCSIQKFKQKVEGLGNFIWLAKEEHLTKLKMYLYEKTETAIEITQLGWQRKGFFAWGNGCFYNGNWYDTDDYGIVRLGKELGNYYLPANSRIYRDETKLFAFERRFVHLALGGISLHDYTEKLIDVFGDNGKVGICFLLATLFRDVVAGYTKSFPILNLFGPVGSGKSELGHSLMSFFIIDNTPPNIQNSTVPALADVIAQCANALVHIDEYKNDIDYLKIEFLKGLWDGSGRSRMNMDRDKKREITSVDCGVILSGQEMPTADIALFTRVIFLTFNQSVFSSEAKRKFEELKDIRKRGLSHITLKILQHRAKFESEFAGNYNTALSDIVENTRHEEVQDRILRNWCVPLAAFRTLAGVLDLPMTYREMLNICVDHVLLQNSECKTSNELASFWNVVAYLLQDGKIFKDSDFKIRYVQRFKCDTTNVIEWAQPKPVLLLRKSRIFMLYKRNGKLVGDNTLPAETLAYYLEKSKAYIGLKRSVRFKNIIDGRQETTIEKDEFGNDKVKATDSVDRAYCFDYAMLRDTYGINLEVVTGGVEEDYEEPRPEPTQGDLFQG from the coding sequence ATGATTAGCGAAAGAGATATAGAGCAGGTGCTGAGCCGTGCCGATATTGTAGAGGTTGTCGAACATTGCATGGGGCGACTCGGCAGGGGCAACAAGGCTTGCTGCCCCTTCCACAACGAGCGCACGCCGTCGTTCCACGTCAACCCGCGCACACAGACGTGGCACTGCTTCGGGGGCTGTCCCCAAGGTGACAATGGCGGCGATGTAATTAACTTTGTGATGAAGTACAAGCACCTGTCCTTTCCTGAGGCGGTGAAGGACCTGGCGCACCAATACGGCATCACTATCGAAGAAACGCATGACGTAAAAACAGCTCAGCAGATCCAAGAGCAGCAGAAGCGCGAGAGCATGCTTGCTATTAACCAGTGGGCGGGTGTATTCTACGCCAAGGCTATCGCTGGCGACAACGACAAGGCACGCTTCGCGCTTAACTATGCCGTAGAAAAAAGGGGCTGGGGGGCTGAATATGTGTCCGAAAACGGTATCGGTTATGCCGACGGCCAGCGCGACTCGCTCTACAAGGCGGCCAAGACTGCCGGGCAGCCTATCGAGCTGATGGTCGAGCTCGGTATTCTCAGACGCGACGAGCACGGCGAAATCTACGACTTCTACCGCGACCGGCTGATGATCCCCATACGCGACCGCTTCAGGCGCATCATCGGCTTTACCGCACGAGCTCTGGGCGAAAGCAAGGCTAAATACATCAACAGCCCTACAAGCTTGGTCTACGAGAAGAAATCTACTATCTTCGGCATCGACAACGCTATCACTACGGCACGCAAAGAGGATATTTTCTTTCTCGTCGAGGGTGCGCCCGACGTGATCAAGCTGCAAAGTGTGGGTGTCACCAACACGGTGGCCTCGCTGGGTGGGGCTTGGAGCACTGCTCATTTTGAGCAACTGAAACGCCATGCCAACCGGGTGTGCTTTATTCCCGACGCTGACCCTCCGAAACGGGGCGAAAAGATGGGAGCAGGCAAAAGGTTTGTCTGTGCCAACGGTATGATAGCGCTGCGGGCCGGACTGGGCGTTACCGTTAGAGAAATACCGCCGCTGGCCGATGAGAAGCGTGACCCCGACAGCTTTATCACCAGCGCAGCTGTGCTGGCCTCGATTGAGGAGAAAGATTTTGTCGTTTGGTATGGAGAGATTTTGTTTGAACCGGCTGAGACGGTCGAGGACAAAAGCGCAGTCGTCACAGAGATAGCAAACTTACTTGCTATCATAAAAGATGATGTCAAGGTGCAGATGCTGCTCAAACAACTGCAAAAACTATACCCCGACAAAGCACTGTGGAAGTCTGCATTGGCCGCCGCGCGCAAAGCGAATAAAGAGCAAAAAGTGTCGGGCGACAAGGCGCAGATGCTTAACAAGGAACTACTCGCAAAATATGGCTTCTACGAGAGCGGCCACTGCTATTGGTCAATAGGCAAGGATGGAGAATACCAGTGGAGCAATTTCGTCATGGAGCCGATGTTCCATATCAAGGACCCGCTGTGGCCTAAACGCCTCTATCGCATCACCAACTACCGCAACTACTCTGAAATCATTGAACTCAAGCAGGAGGACCTGTGCTCTATACAGAAGTTTAAACAGAAGGTCGAGGGGCTGGGCAACTTCATCTGGCTGGCCAAGGAGGAACATCTCACTAAACTGAAAATGTACCTCTACGAGAAAACCGAAACCGCCATCGAGATTACTCAGCTGGGGTGGCAGCGCAAGGGCTTCTTTGCGTGGGGCAACGGCTGCTTCTATAATGGCAACTGGTATGATACCGACGACTATGGCATCGTGAGGCTCGGCAAAGAGTTGGGCAATTACTACCTCCCAGCCAATAGCCGCATCTACCGCGACGAAACGAAACTATTTGCCTTCGAACGACGCTTTGTGCACCTCGCCCTGGGAGGCATCTCGCTGCACGACTACACCGAGAAACTGATCGATGTGTTTGGCGACAATGGCAAGGTGGGCATCTGCTTCCTCCTGGCCACGCTTTTCCGCGACGTGGTGGCTGGCTACACCAAGTCGTTCCCTATTCTCAACCTGTTTGGGCCGGTGGGCAGCGGCAAGAGCGAGCTGGGACACTCGCTGATGTCGTTCTTTATCATCGACAATACGCCTCCTAACATTCAGAACTCGACGGTGCCAGCCCTGGCCGACGTTATCGCACAATGTGCCAACGCGCTCGTGCATATCGATGAATACAAGAATGATATCGACTACCTGAAGATCGAGTTTCTCAAGGGTCTTTGGGATGGCAGCGGCCGCAGCCGCATGAACATGGACCGCGACAAAAAACGTGAGATAACATCGGTAGACTGTGGAGTTATCCTGAGCGGACAGGAGATGCCGACCGCTGACATCGCTCTCTTTACACGTGTCATTTTTCTCACTTTTAACCAAAGTGTATTCAGCTCTGAGGCTAAACGCAAGTTTGAAGAGCTGAAGGATATCCGCAAACGTGGACTGTCTCACATCACACTCAAAATCCTGCAACACCGGGCTAAGTTTGAATCGGAGTTTGCCGGCAATTACAATACCGCACTGAGCGACATCGTTGAGAATACGCGACACGAGGAGGTGCAAGACCGCATTCTGCGCAACTGGTGCGTGCCGCTGGCTGCCTTCCGAACACTTGCCGGTGTGCTCGACTTGCCTATGACCTACCGTGAGATGCTGAACATCTGTGTAGATCATGTACTGTTGCAGAACAGCGAATGCAAGACCAGCAATGAACTGGCCAGCTTCTGGAATGTGGTGGCATACCTGCTGCAAGACGGCAAGATTTTCAAGGACAGCGACTTCAAAATCAGATATGTTCAACGCTTCAAATGCGACACGACCAATGTCATCGAGTGGGCTCAGCCTAAACCGGTGCTGCTGCTCCGCAAGAGCCGCATCTTCATGCTCTACAAGCGCAATGGCAAGCTGGTTGGCGACAACACACTGCCGGCCGAGACGCTTGCCTACTATCTTGAGAAGTCTAAAGCCTACATCGGACTTAAACGCTCGGTGCGCTTCAAGAACATTATCGATGGACGCCAGGAAACGACCATCGAAAAGGATGAGTTCGGCAACGACAAGGTGAAAGCTACCGACAGCGTTGACCGTGCCTATTGTTTCGACTATGCCATGCTGCGTGACACATACGGCATCAACCTCGAAGTTGTGACTGGTGGTGTAGAAGAAGACTACGAGGAGCCACGACCCGAACCGACCCAGGGCGATTTGTTCCAGGGGTGA
- a CDS encoding helix-turn-helix transcriptional regulator: protein MIDKIEFYNTPDGSVCCKPEGKPMFVLDESCRKLIEEMIITIKELYPDAFKALSALYSTSERNRLLYEYRIVHRFIRCNFGEYDTLRHDVDAMGGFHIEEVHCPLRGECRLEGCVCRPQLQSTLSPREHEVALLLGKGYDKLEVANKLQISVYTVSRHVANIKARLHFKHTNQIIAHFQNAE from the coding sequence ATGATAGACAAGATTGAATTTTACAACACACCCGACGGGTCGGTGTGCTGCAAACCCGAGGGCAAACCGATGTTTGTCCTTGACGAGAGCTGCCGCAAGCTCATCGAGGAAATGATCATCACCATCAAAGAACTTTACCCCGATGCCTTCAAAGCGTTGAGCGCTCTCTATTCTACCAGTGAACGCAACCGGTTGCTATACGAATACCGCATCGTTCACCGCTTCATCCGCTGCAATTTTGGAGAATATGACACGCTACGCCACGACGTCGACGCCATGGGCGGCTTCCACATCGAAGAGGTGCATTGCCCGCTGCGCGGAGAATGCCGCCTCGAGGGCTGCGTGTGCCGGCCTCAATTGCAATCGACGCTGTCACCTCGTGAACACGAGGTGGCGCTGCTGCTGGGCAAGGGCTATGACAAGCTCGAGGTGGCCAACAAATTGCAAATCTCGGTCTACACTGTGTCCAGACACGTGGCCAACATCAAGGCCCGACTTCACTTCAAACACACTAACCAGATAATCGCCCACTTCCAAAATGCTGAATAA
- a CDS encoding helix-turn-helix domain-containing protein, translated as MLKERGLRAKDLLEHLQLQSNGSITSLVKGNPTAERLEKIADFFDVPIDTLFQRAKNYGYNVIGNSNNVASITIGELKGKAQAQDRIIEEKDKRIALLEDMIALLKQQLETSKS; from the coding sequence TTGCTAAAGGAACGTGGTTTGCGGGCCAAAGATTTATTGGAGCATCTACAGCTACAGTCCAATGGCTCAATTACGTCGCTCGTCAAAGGCAACCCCACCGCCGAAAGGCTTGAGAAAATTGCAGATTTTTTTGATGTGCCCATCGACACGCTGTTCCAGCGAGCCAAAAATTATGGCTACAATGTGATTGGAAATTCCAACAATGTAGCCAGCATAACGATTGGCGAGCTCAAGGGCAAAGCCCAGGCTCAGGACAGAATCATCGAGGAAAAGGACAAAAGAATTGCGCTCCTCGAGGACATGATTGCCCTATTGAAGCAGCAGTTGGAGACGTCAAAATCATAG
- a CDS encoding PH domain-containing protein: MAYEFTASRVSGDGNAVFPDKLIITDEFVIYRKSRVIGYKETKIRLSSVGSVSVRQHLLFADIIIESKGGNVIVARGFSRGEAREIADLLEE, translated from the coding sequence ATGGCATACGAGTTTACGGCAAGTCGGGTGTCGGGCGACGGAAATGCGGTGTTCCCCGACAAGTTGATTATCACCGACGAGTTTGTGATTTACCGCAAGTCGCGCGTGATTGGTTACAAGGAGACGAAAATCAGGTTGAGCTCGGTGGGTAGCGTGTCGGTGCGGCAGCACCTGCTGTTTGCCGACATTATCATCGAGTCGAAGGGCGGCAATGTGATTGTCGCTCGCGGATTCAGCCGCGGTGAGGCCCGTGAAATTGCCGACCTTCTTGAAGAGTAA
- the crcB gene encoding fluoride efflux transporter CrcB — translation MLKSLLFIGGGSFVGGCCRYLLSQLVGTRCVHAFPTSTFVVNVLGCFFIGLLFGLLEKYHHVDGRLGLFLLVGFCGGFTTFSTFIQDNYKLIASQQLLMPALYTGLSVVVGYVALYIGLVLAR, via the coding sequence ATGTTGAAGTCATTGCTCTTTATAGGGGGCGGCAGCTTTGTGGGCGGTTGTTGCCGCTACTTGCTGTCGCAGCTGGTGGGCACGAGGTGTGTGCACGCGTTTCCCACTTCCACGTTTGTAGTCAATGTGTTGGGGTGCTTTTTTATCGGCCTGCTTTTCGGCTTGCTCGAGAAGTATCATCATGTCGACGGCAGGCTTGGGCTGTTTCTGCTGGTGGGCTTCTGCGGCGGCTTCACCACCTTTTCCACCTTTATTCAAGACAACTACAAGCTCATCGCCAGCCAGCAGCTGCTCATGCCGGCCCTCTACACGGGGTTGAGCGTTGTGGTGGGCTATGTGGCGCTCTACATAGGGCTTGTGCTGGCGCGCTGA
- the mltG gene encoding endolytic transglycosylase MltG: MEEKISTRQGASSCRRKGGSGKKTLAAVVAVLVVVAAVALYPYFLAGAPKGGTIYVRPGTSLEALHDSIARHIGEPYAGRVVKLLSWSKARIAERHGAFVVTKGESAARLARQLHGGASSSIRFTFNNLRTKEEWIEKAGSLYECGPEAFRRALNDPKLCAKYGKTPDNIINILIPDTYDFYWDVTPEKMLNRMYDYYNNFWNSDRKAKAQKLGLTPDQVEIIASITEEETVKPDERGKVGRLYINRFKAGMRLQADPTVKYAIGDFSIKRLTDAMLMTKSPYNTYRVNGLPPGPIRLPEKSTIDAILNSKPHSYMYMCARPDFSGYHDFTSNYQEHLSYAHKYQQELNRRNIK, translated from the coding sequence ATGGAAGAAAAAATATCTACTCGGCAGGGTGCTTCCAGCTGCCGCCGCAAGGGCGGCAGTGGCAAGAAGACGCTTGCTGCTGTTGTGGCCGTGCTGGTGGTTGTGGCAGCCGTTGCCCTTTATCCTTATTTCTTGGCCGGAGCCCCCAAGGGCGGCACCATCTATGTGCGCCCGGGTACCAGCCTCGAGGCTTTGCACGACTCCATAGCCCGGCACATAGGAGAGCCTTATGCCGGCCGTGTCGTGAAGCTGCTTTCGTGGAGCAAGGCCCGCATTGCCGAGCGCCACGGCGCCTTTGTCGTGACCAAGGGCGAGTCGGCAGCCCGCCTGGCCCGCCAGCTGCACGGCGGCGCCTCGAGCAGCATCAGGTTTACGTTCAACAACCTGCGCACCAAGGAAGAGTGGATCGAGAAGGCCGGCAGCCTCTACGAGTGCGGCCCCGAGGCCTTCAGACGTGCACTCAACGACCCCAAGCTGTGTGCCAAGTATGGCAAGACGCCCGACAACATCATCAACATTCTCATCCCCGACACCTACGACTTCTACTGGGACGTGACGCCCGAGAAGATGCTCAACCGCATGTATGACTACTACAACAACTTCTGGAACAGCGACCGCAAGGCCAAGGCGCAGAAGCTGGGGCTCACGCCCGACCAGGTCGAGATCATCGCCTCGATTACCGAGGAGGAGACTGTGAAGCCCGACGAGCGCGGCAAGGTGGGACGGCTCTACATCAACCGCTTCAAGGCAGGCATGCGCCTGCAGGCCGACCCCACGGTGAAGTATGCCATAGGCGACTTCTCGATCAAGCGCCTCACCGATGCCATGCTCATGACCAAGTCGCCCTACAACACCTACCGCGTCAACGGCTTGCCGCCAGGTCCCATCAGGCTGCCCGAGAAGAGCACCATCGATGCCATACTCAACAGCAAGCCTCACAGCTACATGTACATGTGTGCACGGCCCGACTTCTCGGGCTATCACGACTTCACCAGCAACTACCAGGAGCACCTGTCCTATGCCCACAAGTACCAGCAGGAGCTCAACAGGCGCAACATCAAGTGA
- a CDS encoding leucine-rich repeat protein, which translates to MRFRLFLLVSAVALLAAGLVSCDKAFVRDGVNYELNNEGATVVPSKLKQYVGKVKIPDSVLYKGKKYAVNAIGDDAFKNCKMLISVTIPGTVKTIGAGAFQDCKGLKAIHCQNATPLLIDASTFKGIYYEQVTLYVPLASSPSYSNDPEWGKFNISEEGETVVKTPMGMRPAEELPGKGTHSF; encoded by the coding sequence ATGAGATTCCGATTATTCTTGCTTGTGAGTGCTGTGGCATTGCTGGCCGCGGGGCTTGTCTCGTGCGACAAGGCCTTCGTGCGCGACGGCGTTAACTATGAGCTCAACAACGAAGGCGCGACGGTGGTCCCGTCCAAGTTGAAACAATATGTGGGCAAAGTGAAGATCCCCGACTCGGTGCTCTACAAGGGCAAGAAATATGCCGTCAATGCCATTGGGGACGATGCCTTCAAAAATTGCAAAATGCTCATCTCGGTCACCATACCCGGCACGGTCAAGACGATAGGCGCTGGCGCGTTCCAGGACTGCAAGGGCCTCAAGGCCATACATTGCCAGAATGCCACGCCCTTGCTCATCGATGCCTCCACGTTCAAGGGCATCTACTACGAGCAAGTCACGCTCTATGTGCCCCTGGCGTCCTCGCCGAGCTACAGCAACGACCCCGAGTGGGGAAAATTCAACATCAGCGAGGAGGGCGAGACTGTGGTCAAAACCCCGATGGGCATGAGACCCGCCGAGGAACTTCCAGGCAAGGGCACTCACTCGTTTTAA
- a CDS encoding TerB family tellurite resistance protein yields MIDSNLFNSHEKAVVVSLLIEMANVDDNVAFEELVTTNNIFARLGIDRDTFETGRALDTKYAIEAVKAMTDEQKIVLGKLLVEVIDADDKVTHAELALLNHICRQSGIDVILNKKEEKSPTEKSEKTRK; encoded by the coding sequence ATGATCGACAGCAATCTGTTCAATTCCCACGAGAAGGCGGTGGTGGTGAGCCTGCTCATCGAGATGGCCAATGTCGACGACAATGTGGCCTTTGAGGAGCTTGTGACCACCAACAACATCTTTGCCCGCCTGGGCATCGACCGCGACACCTTTGAAACGGGGCGGGCGCTCGACACAAAATATGCCATCGAGGCGGTGAAGGCGATGACCGACGAGCAGAAGATTGTGCTTGGCAAGCTGCTCGTTGAGGTGATCGATGCCGACGACAAGGTGACTCATGCCGAGCTGGCCTTGCTCAATCATATATGCCGCCAGAGCGGCATCGATGTGATTCTGAACAAAAAAGAGGAAAAATCGCCAACAGAAAAGAGTGAAAAAACGAGGAAATGA